TAAGGagaaccagggaagagttaactcttccctgggaGAACCTATCCAATGTTCCGAATCTTGATAAAAagatttaaactttgaccccaGTTGGCTTGTGCTATTTAAAttagttgttttaaattttattcattgtacttgataatgaccccatgatggagtcgaaacgtcgttcttttttaagcgttatttttatattatgtattagaTATAAATATAGTTGCAATAAATACTATCATTAAATCGTATACATGTTGATGAGTATTGTTAATTATAAATTGATgtctaactaactaactaattaaaaacacatgaacaataatgatatgataataattatgattgCGCACCACTAAACATTAATTACcacattattttaaaaggtataaCCGAAATATTAAACATTGAATGTGGACCACAATTAAAGCATAGGGTTTATACCTCCAGGAAGGTATAACAACCGTTCTTGATGATTCTAAGGTTATATGTAATGTGTATTTTTGGatttcaaaaaaaataaattcttcaGAAACATAAGCAACATATACAATATaacgtttttatttttcttcattttgtttttgcattagTAGCAGTTATGTTATGTCTGAAAGTACAATGTTAAACTAACATGAAACACTAACATGAAacacatttttaatcaatttcatTTAAACTCTGTTTTTAATACTATACGTGATGAGAGATCATTTACCTCATGAAAACTATTTCCAGGGTTTGCTGTCACATCATGAATAATCATGTATGGATTCCGGACTTCTAtagtttctgccttaacctaCTAGGGAAAAAAGTGCCAACTAGACTAGGTGccattttatcataaattttatgtgcgagagtacaaTTTCAGActatctaggggtgtcatttacctAAAATCGCTTTGCCACAGGCCCCATCTCCTTAAAAACCTTGACCCCCAGTTCAAAATATCGTTCCCGCGCCACtgctcacagtaagaaatgttagcttcaaatggcgaccaaaatggtttatgtatttattgtcataatttattatacttataacttactattgcaatactattttttcattcattttatttcatttcatttatttcaaatatcgtCATCGCAGCCAAATCTGAATTACAAGGATATATACAtattctaaatattattattcatttacaaGCAAGATAAGGTATGTGACTGCACTTTTTCTATATCTTTCAGCTCTGCATTTAGGTTGTAGATACTTTACACGTCTTTATTCAGAAATAAATTAGATTATGCTTATTATTGCTTAAATACGGAGGTTCGGCAAGCATGATATAACTTCTCAACGACCTGAAATATGGAATTCTCTACCAGAAGAACtctttattaattatacatcttgttttaaatttaaattatatgaaTACCTTGTTTCTACTATTATTGTTTAAGTTAATATATCTgttttaagttaaattataacTGCATTTGTTAAGTTAAATGCCTTCTTTGTTCATTAtcatattgtttttttacatgtttCTTACCTACCTTACTTAAATATGTTGCCTGGACCTCACATTTTAATGCTTAAGCTTGCAGTGGGTTACccttttctcatttattatctattattttagaaaatgttttctgtactttgttttatttgagaaataaatttattattgatattatatacagtattatattatgatttatatCTACTATTAAAATGTAGACTTGGTTTTAAGTGTATCCCTGATCAGAAACAGAGTTTCATtgggtggttaaaatcagtaccaaaaATATGAACCAAACTTTATATACGATCAAGTCAAAATTCTAAAAGCAACGCatgatttaccaaattttatccttacataaatttatattagatattaaataatttctAATACAGTATGTAGCgatataacttttttttctttttcaaaaacttttattttttcatacaGTATATCTATCTTATCTAAATAAATCTATCTTATCTTATATAGATATAACTTCTATGTTTAGATAGAGTAGGCCTTCTACTATTTGTAAATTCTGCTGTTCATAAAGTATTAGTTTATTCTATCAACATTGTACTACTTTtactatttacattggcatatacTGGCCGTATCATTTGGCTTTTCCTTTCctttcatttttcttaattaGTCCTCCATCTGAATCTGAACTTAATTGCAATGAATATTAAATCAGCAGATGAATTATTCCAATTAGAAATCAACACAACGTCCTTTTCGCTCCCAGTCTCCATATCGAGTTGGTTCTGGACCTTTTGGTCCACCTCTTTCTCCGGTTATTGGATTCACATCATTAGGAAAAGCCTCCAATGGTTCTTTTTCCATATTTGGATGTTTCTCTGACTTGTCCCATTTGCCAACTGGAGTATTTGGCTTTTTCAATGTCTTGCTAATATCATCAGAGGCCAGCCTGGTTGTGCTGAAATTATAACTTTTTCTGTTTTGACCTAAATGAAAAGAACGAAAGTTATATTGATAATTGTTGTATGTTGAGCTTCAATGAAACTTGATCGGCCGGAGACAACACTACAATGTGTGTCTTTGCATCATTATCCAGCCTAATCCAAATTGTTTATGAAAGGGTGAAACAAGTAAGTTTAGACCAACAATAAATACAACCAAAATATTTTACATGGGCAATATCAAGAAACATTTGGTCAACAGAATTCTTTTAGCCGATAGGACCTTTTGCTGACACGACATTTCGGCGACAAGACATTTCGCCGACAACTATTTCGCCGACAGACAATTGACCGACCCAGGAAATTTTACCGACAGACATTTTACCAATCAATTTTGATTAGCATCTCTGCGGTTGCCCTAAACACACTAGCTCACTACGGGGAACCCCTGTAATTACTCCGCCATGGTCACACTATATACAACGCACTAGCTCAAGAAGTGGAAACCCCGACGTAGTCACTCCAATTTTTCCACgattatttatcattattaattaaaatttttattttacagatctAGAAGAAAGATGTGTACctttaaaaatgacaatttgtaacaataaatatagtttaagattataCTATTCGGCATAATGTtatttaacagtacataatgATTTAAATGTGAACTATTTTATAAGGAATGTAGGCTATGTCTGTGTCTTTTATAtgcaataaattacataaaaaaacaaattattattattattatcgtcgGATGAGTCtactaattatttattcataatcTCGAAACCGGTCATTCATAATGGTCAAGTTTGGTCTTATTTTGAAGAGAAGAAATAGGTTCTGCTGAAGACATATATAGTTTTTAGACTTGCCCCAaatctgtattgttttttattttttatttatttgtttttatttcgaccgcgatttttgtctgaaaatacagacttgtgaaacacgtatagaaatcgatttgcagaccgcaaacatccaataagaatgacgtaggttatcataccgtatttggctatatggggcgggcggtatgtaaatatggatttcgaatcaaccaatgatcattttgtttcaaaatgaaaaagatcgagtacgtgtacgatcgagactgttgaaatatgaaatcgtgttgccaagttgttttgtttattaattgtttagtccttagcctaggcctcctttgtaggtcctactcaactcgcacgtatgacctgccaaataaaacgcaaATAAGGtcggcctacataccaccactggcacacaacaggattcacacacaaagacagggctacaccactacacaggacagggtctgggtgggaattaaatcaaattatttccgcgtaatattaaatgatccattcaatgtttgatttgcggagaagcaagacgagttttcttgggaaaaatcccatcaaatgtttaccagactactactaGGTAAAAAAATcctttctagccttcagaaactttcatatgtacccaagtacacattgtctaaacgtaacatagcgcatgcgtaccatcttagttgttgagtctttgaaattctgaaatatgaatattaaaacagagtagccaatcgcatgcagctgaaactagtcaaccggataatctatgcaccaagaattcttggtgtcaaaccacgtgacttttgcgtgtttccccagacagagtatccaaactcaagtaatacacgtatgaaacgccatatgttcaaaaatatttatatttttactaatattaagaaaaaactccgtctggagcccagactaataTAGTTTTATTCATGAATTATTTAGCAATTTCATGCATTTGGTAGTcaaagataaattaaaaaagtttcctaaaatatttataaaatttgcATAATCCATATTCCGCCAATATAAGTTGTAACACAAATTTGAAAACATATTTGAAAAGAAATGTCCTTagtattattcaaattttttgaATTTCTGTCTAATTAATTATGTGACATGCTTTTAGAAAAATAAACTTAGGGGTCTGTCACGacaaatatggtccggggccaaaatcggtccggccggaccagttttggctctaaagttgtggccaaaagcagtccgccactgccaaaatcggtccgggttttttttctgtcgattttaattgaattactaggcctatgatgctgttttaagttgtttatggctagaaaaatatcccatgatatatataagtaagttatcttgtcggataaatactataaataaatgtattttatctaaaaacatgacttaggtgttcactaATATTTCagcctgccacacactcacatgaacgggtatgagacgctgatattgccagccagattttattttatgattgaggcctttttccttcctcagtctaatcaatattggataattgttttataatgatTGTACtgaattgatattgattgattaaccataaattagtaataaattaaattgtttttaacatcatagggaaacgaagatgttaaaaaaacaaaagaacaaaatggattaaaaacaggcagagaattaattgtacacaaaaaacctaaaaattagtactaattattgatgagtggtaatagtaataatgatgataaaaaaaacaggcttaatttataatattaaaataacaaataaaaccctgtagttttcaatataatgactaatcatggcctttttaaatgatatatacattatgactcattttgcgcaccatatatttgcaagatcggaccatatttggcggccaaaaacagtccttAAAGGTCACATCATTATGAAAGAATGTCTCCTCAATGATTGCATCGGACCTGTTTttcacagtattttatttatgtaccatAAAAAATTGGCTACGCTGAATCTGATTAAAACGGCCTCAAAATTAcactagaacgcgttgcttccggggacTTCATCCCATGGTCCCTTGGTGGCCCCTGTGgagccgtgaaatgtgcaaaaagtcacatttgtgcaaacaaccacatttgtgcaaacattttaccttcaaatgtgcaaatctgttAAAATTCATAACCCgcaaatgtgcaaacatcacgccgttaaatgtaaaaacgatCAGTTTTGACGTTAAATGTGCAAAAGGTATTCTACAAATGTGCAAAGCATTCTTCAACCAAGCTCCTattccattttatatttttggttcgTAGGTCTTTCAGAGTAGAAATAACAATAGGAAAAAGAGTATAAGAAAATGTTCAATATCATAACTAATTatactgttgtattttattataatcaaaGGCTCCAAATCGCCTCGGCTAAattcaagtcggccccaagtcaactcgccctgaagtcaactcggcctcaagtcaactcggccaaaaactaatcggtcaactaaCATTCATATTCATTCTAATATTCATCCCTATAACATGCGCACttcgtttttattatttttcttctgTTCAGTAGACTTATTTTGTCCcattcatttgcactttttgcgtttcATACTTTAAAGTGGCctagttgacgtgaggccgagttgacttcaGGGCGAGTTGACTTGTGGGCGAGTTGACTTGGGGTCGACTTGAATTTGACTTAGACGGGTTAAAGCCTTTgatcataattaaatacaacagTATAATTAGCCTAGTTATTATGATATtgagcattttaaatttattagacTCTTTTACCTATTGTTATTTCTACTCTGAAAGACCTAcgaaccaaaaatataaaatgtaataggaATTTGACTGAATAAATGATTTGTACATTTGTAGAATACCTTTTGCACATTTAACGTCAAAACGGatcgtttttacatttaacgtcgtgatgtttgcacatttgcaggttatacatttttacagatttgcacatttgaaggtaaaatgtttgcacaaatgtggttgtttgcacatttgaaggtaaaatgtttgcacaaatgtggttgtttgcacaaatgtgactttttgcacatttcacggctcCACAGCCCCCCTCAGCCTAATGATGCTCGCATAGCCAATAAAATAATGTGCCACATTTCATTCCTAGTGCTAAGTGCTTTAGTGTCAACAAGCTTTTCTTGCGTGAATTTTAAAGACCCctttccctgcaattttggacgttttttggaaaataatatatatacagtatatcactttaaaaacattaaaccatgtcattccttgtcttaaatgtacgttttatggtaaattatgataaaaagtgagaaacaatgcactacctaagtagctcgcggcgatcgacctctcgtggacggtcttaggcctagcctagctaggcttagttttgtaggcctagctggtaaacatcgataacgtacgaacatcgtacgctagctatatacctagcctgacgttgtatagttgctgcattaattgtctttctatttttgccaaactccgttgatacaaattggggaaaacccggtattttcgctgaaaagttaggagtcttccatttgttttggcttcacgatcgatcgaaaagtgggcgaattacaggtgaaaaacaaaaatatcaatccgcgcgcaatgcattttgggatttatagcgggccgctataattattagaatcgatttatttttcacatttttaaccatttaaagacgaaaaaagttatcccaataggaccatatagtattatttttacattaaatatagtttgtgatcttaaattagatctaaaaaacgtagggaatggggctttaattaaaaaagttaattagatttttctgattttatcGTAATTTTCCCCTAATTTAAttaacgccgtggttaggattccggcaccggaactcaactgctcACCggtagggaatccgacacgctattgcgcatgcccagagctctgggaagtgaattagcTTGCACTAATAATACAGTAGTGCCACACACCACACACCAccaccgagagtcggagtgttataatagggatttactgtagcctcgatagtcgttgcgcgagcgagagatggatgaaacttggcctatgccatgcatgaattaataattagaatacgactacgccacgcgttaaaataattataatgatattaataagaatcagtatctatctaagaatcgtaatgctgtttttagcgttgcgaccccgaatttccgaacagttttttcacatccacgcggtggctgccgtcaacaaatcaacttatgATTGcatgtttatgtacagtataatgcgttatgaaaaatcaaaaaaactagtcatgtaattactgtatatagtttatatatgaatgaagcaacaactttttaattacaaaataaataggcccactgatcacgtctaactggtagccctagcctagattatTGGATCCCGTATTAGTATGCAtgtaggctagttcgccgtgtggcAGTGGCGTAACAGGCGGGGGGGGGGCAGGGGGGCGGAATACCCCCCTGGCGGATTTTACCGGGTTGAGAAGCGTTCGATCGGGCTGGGtaacaagtaaaaaaaataaaataaaatacaaagaagggatagaagaaagaaaatataagataagaataaaatatacgATATATGATATGGCTTCAAATGAGTCACAGTACAGTATGATATCATATGATATTCAAGTAAGATGACGCACTGCTTATCAGTACATTAACAAGCGGTCAGTTGACTGTGGTTTTTGGCGTCTTTTATCTAAGCCGCCATCGCGGGCATCTCATACACAATTGTGACGCTGTGCTGTGCGTCCGTGTGAGGCCACCTTAAAAAAATACACTCCTACTAATCGTATGTAACGCGCTAGCGATCAGCAAAATGAACGTACTTTCGTGGTTGGCTGTCACTCCAATACTCAATCTTTCACAGGCATACTAACACAACACTACGATTGTTTACTACAGGtctagtcaagccttaataaatttaattaatataaatcgaCATaagaatataaagtatattttaactaaaatataaaaacctaacactacatttacaagataaattctatttgataaCTGCTGAACATCGTGGCACAGAGCATAGTTGTTTGCTTGACATAAaagggtattcccctacacaggtctCTGCGTGCGTGTGACGTGCCCAGCCAGCTGCTTGATAGTATAGAGagaaagcatgcagctcacgcaagtgcaagatgcaatggttgagtgaattcagggatcaccttaattccatggtttgttacctaaacaccacatgatggtgaatatgcctgttaaagtctcaatgatacgatcccttaaTGTACCATGTTGTTGTTAGGAGGCTTAAAGGGaggagggatctagcctagtttcggtcggcaagagaatgccttcctctgacaatttaaggtcggcaataaggtcggcaattgaaaTTCGTGGGCTGGAAATTTCACCAAATTATATAGTTCATAAACAAAAGAGTTTAGCCGGAAATGCGATTTGCGgccatacataggcctatagagaaAAAATTCGAGGGTATGTTTCCACTAAACAATTTAACGATCCACCCCGCCGTCAAACCTGGTTACGGCCCTGTTTCAGTCTTCTAACCGGAAAAATTACTACCTTTGCCAGGTGCGGATCCAATGTTAGATTGGGTTTTCACATGTTCAAATGTTATGTCACCTGAGTTTTTAACGGTGGaaaatgtacgatcattttgcTGATTGCTGTGCAATAAATGGGAGTGTTATTTCCAGGCCAACTACTACTAGTTAGgcgccatttatcatgaattttatgtgcgagagtaccatttccgacgatctaggggtgtcatttaccaaaattcgcttcgccacagccCCCACCATGGGGGAGCTGTGGCTCAAGTACTTGGTGTCTG
This genomic stretch from Antedon mediterranea chromosome 11, ecAntMedi1.1, whole genome shotgun sequence harbors:
- the LOC140062310 gene encoding succinate dehydrogenase assembly factor 4, mitochondrial-like, whose translation is MAASIQRLSKGLKTKGLLYYCGQNRKSYNFSTTRLASDDISKTLKKPNTPVGKWDKSEKHPNMEKEPLEAFPNDVNPITGERGGPKGPEPTRYGDWERKGRCVDF